Proteins encoded by one window of Nitrincola iocasae:
- a CDS encoding argininosuccinate synthase, with the protein MSDVKKVVLAYSGGLDTSVIVRWLQDTYQCEVVTFTADLGQGEEVEPARSKAQALGVKEIYIEDLREEFVRDFVFPMFRANTIYEGEYLLGTSIARPLIAKRLIEIANETGADAISHGATGKGNDQVRFELGAYALKPGVKVIAPWREWDLTSRETLMKYCEERNIPVDFSNKKKKSPYSMDANLLHISYEGGILEDPWAEAEEDMWRWSINPEAAPDQPTYLELTYEKGDIVAIDGERMSPATVLETLNKIGGANGIGRLDIVENRFVGMKSRGCYETPGGTIMLKAHRAIESLTLDREAAHLKDELMPRYAKVIYNGFWWSEERKMLQEMIDYSQRHVNGDVRLKLYKGSVSVVGRRSPDSLFDESIATFEDDAGSYDQKDAEGFIKLNALRMRIAASKGRKF; encoded by the coding sequence ATGTCCGACGTCAAGAAGGTTGTTCTGGCTTACTCCGGTGGTCTGGATACCTCTGTGATAGTGCGCTGGTTGCAAGATACCTACCAGTGCGAAGTAGTTACCTTTACCGCTGACCTGGGTCAGGGTGAAGAGGTTGAACCTGCGCGCAGCAAAGCGCAGGCGCTGGGTGTGAAAGAGATTTATATCGAAGATCTGCGCGAAGAGTTTGTGCGTGATTTCGTCTTCCCGATGTTCCGTGCCAATACTATTTATGAAGGCGAATACCTGCTGGGCACGTCTATAGCGCGTCCGTTGATTGCCAAGCGGTTGATTGAAATTGCCAACGAAACCGGGGCCGATGCGATCTCCCACGGTGCTACGGGTAAGGGCAATGATCAGGTGCGTTTTGAGCTGGGTGCCTATGCCCTCAAGCCGGGTGTTAAAGTGATAGCACCCTGGCGTGAATGGGATCTGACCTCCCGTGAAACATTGATGAAATACTGCGAAGAGCGCAATATTCCGGTTGATTTCAGCAACAAGAAAAAGAAATCACCTTACTCCATGGACGCCAACTTGCTGCACATCTCTTATGAGGGTGGCATTCTTGAAGATCCTTGGGCTGAAGCTGAAGAAGATATGTGGCGCTGGAGCATCAATCCTGAAGCCGCGCCTGATCAGCCAACTTACCTTGAACTCACCTATGAAAAGGGTGATATCGTGGCTATCGATGGTGAGCGCATGAGTCCGGCAACCGTGCTGGAGACGCTGAATAAAATCGGCGGCGCCAACGGTATCGGTCGTCTGGATATTGTTGAAAACCGCTTTGTCGGTATGAAGTCACGCGGTTGTTATGAAACACCGGGTGGCACCATCATGCTTAAAGCACATCGTGCTATCGAGTCCTTGACCCTGGATCGTGAAGCGGCGCATCTGAAAGATGAACTGATGCCGCGCTATGCCAAAGTTATCTATAACGGCTTCTGGTGGTCAGAAGAGCGTAAGATGCTGCAGGAAATGATCGATTACTCCCAGCGTCATGTAAATGGTGATGTACGACTGAAACTCTATAAAGGCAGTGTCAGCGTTGTCGGTCGTCGTTCACCTGACAGTCTGTTTGATGAAAGTATTGCTACTTTTGAAGATGATGCCGGTTCCTATGATCAGAAAGATGCAGAAGGCTTTATCAAGCTGAATGCTTTGCGTATGCGAATTGCTGCCAGTAAAGGCAGAAAATTCTGA
- a CDS encoding class II 3-deoxy-7-phosphoheptulonate synthase, with protein sequence MENWTLDSWRNKPIVQQPVYPDQDELAAVEQLLGNFPPLVFAGEIRSLTRSLAKVSAGEAFLLQGGDCAESFSEFSANKIRNTFQVLLQMAVVMTFAGSSPVVKIGRIAGQFAKPRSAGTETINGIELPSYRGDIINDIAFNATARQPDPKRLIAAYHQSASTLNLLRAFASGGFADLHQVHRWNRGFVDKSPQGQKYQHLAEQITQTLAFMDACGINSQNTPQLHETSLYTSHEALLLNYEQALTRQDSLTGDWYDCSAHMLWIGDRTRQPDHAHVEFLRGVHNPIGIKIGPSTQCNDLLKLLDQLNPGRIPGRITLIARMGAEKITELLPPIVREIKASGHPVVWSSDPMHGNIMKASSGYKTRSVDAILKEMQGFFEVHRAEGTHAGGVHFEMTGDNVTECIGGAFQITEEGLADRYHTHCDPRLNADQSLELAFLIADTLKAARG encoded by the coding sequence ATGGAAAACTGGACCCTCGACAGCTGGAGAAACAAACCCATCGTTCAACAGCCTGTTTATCCTGATCAGGATGAGCTGGCGGCCGTTGAGCAACTGCTCGGCAATTTTCCGCCACTGGTATTCGCTGGTGAAATCCGTTCACTGACCCGGTCACTGGCCAAAGTATCGGCTGGCGAAGCCTTTTTGCTGCAGGGAGGCGACTGCGCCGAGAGTTTTTCCGAGTTCAGTGCCAACAAGATTCGTAATACCTTTCAGGTGCTGTTGCAGATGGCGGTGGTGATGACCTTTGCTGGCAGTAGCCCGGTAGTCAAAATAGGTCGGATTGCCGGTCAGTTTGCCAAACCCCGTTCAGCCGGTACCGAAACAATAAATGGTATTGAGCTACCCAGTTACCGCGGCGACATCATCAATGATATCGCCTTTAATGCCACTGCACGTCAACCTGATCCCAAACGACTCATCGCGGCTTACCATCAGTCCGCCTCGACACTGAACCTGCTACGCGCTTTTGCTAGCGGTGGATTTGCCGATCTGCACCAGGTTCACCGTTGGAACCGTGGCTTTGTCGACAAGAGCCCACAAGGGCAGAAATACCAGCACCTGGCGGAACAGATCACACAAACACTGGCGTTTATGGATGCCTGTGGCATTAACTCACAGAACACCCCGCAGCTGCATGAAACCTCACTCTATACTTCACACGAAGCCCTACTGCTGAACTATGAGCAAGCCCTGACCCGTCAGGACAGTTTGACCGGTGACTGGTACGACTGCTCGGCGCATATGCTCTGGATCGGTGATCGAACCCGCCAGCCGGACCATGCCCATGTCGAGTTCCTGCGCGGTGTGCATAACCCCATTGGCATCAAAATCGGTCCCAGCACCCAGTGCAATGATTTGCTGAAACTGCTGGATCAACTGAACCCAGGTCGTATTCCTGGCCGCATCACCCTGATTGCGCGCATGGGGGCCGAGAAAATCACTGAACTTCTGCCACCGATTGTGCGCGAGATTAAGGCTTCCGGCCATCCGGTGGTCTGGAGTTCCGATCCGATGCACGGCAATATCATGAAGGCCTCAAGCGGTTACAAAACCCGCAGCGTTGATGCCATTTTGAAAGAGATGCAAGGCTTCTTTGAAGTCCACCGCGCCGAGGGAACCCATGCCGGAGGCGTGCACTTTGAAATGACCGGGGATAATGTGACCGAGTGCATCGGTGGTGCTTTTCAGATCACCGAAGAAGGTCTGGCTGATCGCTACCATACCCATTGCGATCCACGCTTGAACGCTGACCAGTCACTGGAACTGGCTTTTTTGATTGCAGATACACTCAAGGCAGCACGAGGTTAA
- a CDS encoding putative bifunctional diguanylate cyclase/phosphodiesterase, whose amino-acid sequence MDSSIVAGQYQDKIFELFSGGPVALFVWSSQQGWPIEYVSDNVEEVLGYVASELVQRRQPYAGLIHPDDLPRVEAEVARYLTQKTSYFEQKYRLMCHSGCYCSVKDFSMPEWDAQGRLLRLRGYIFYQAETKEVNETLQLAELVREYAREAIMITDPRGVILSVNPAFTQVTGYNADEVIGGRPSLLSSGYHDAAFYEAMWHSLNTQGSWEGEILDRRKNGEVYPKWLSIHTAYTYQGDVFRRIAIFSDITRQKQSEELIWRQANYDSLTHLPNRQLLTLRLEQEINRVSRTGQGLALIFMDLDGFKEINDTLGHKLGDDLLILVAERLKTLVRTTDMVARFSGDQFALLLTGLTDQVSVEQLVMKVRSAFEQPFELGGEDIFTSVSFGVTFCPEDGNDPWELLKNADQAMFSAKVTGRGRYQFFTEAMQLTAQRRMQLAKDLRNALSAEQLFLEYQPIVSLTDDRLSKVEALIRWQHPQLGLVSPAEFIPVAEETGLISEIGDWVFREAVSKSEAWQTLLQRPFQISINTSPVQYRDDTHRISSWIDYLRERCLSSKTISLEITEGMLMENSADIENCLLLIRDAGMEVALDDFGTGYSSLAYLKRMDIDFLKIDRSFVRNLQPDSNDLALCEAMIVMAHKLGIQVVAEGIETREQKELLKSARCDYGQGYYFSRPLSAERLQEFLCNGPDERH is encoded by the coding sequence GTGGATTCTTCAATCGTTGCAGGGCAGTATCAGGACAAAATATTCGAACTATTTTCGGGTGGTCCAGTTGCATTATTTGTGTGGTCTTCGCAGCAAGGCTGGCCGATAGAATATGTGTCAGACAATGTTGAAGAGGTATTAGGTTACGTAGCATCTGAGTTGGTTCAGAGAAGGCAACCTTATGCTGGCTTGATTCATCCTGATGATCTACCACGGGTCGAGGCCGAAGTGGCGCGTTATCTGACACAAAAAACCAGTTATTTTGAGCAGAAATACCGGCTTATGTGTCATTCCGGTTGTTACTGTTCGGTAAAAGATTTCAGTATGCCGGAGTGGGATGCGCAAGGGCGTTTGCTACGACTGCGCGGCTATATTTTTTACCAGGCTGAAACCAAAGAGGTAAACGAAACCCTGCAGTTAGCCGAGTTGGTCAGAGAATACGCGCGTGAAGCCATTATGATCACCGATCCCAGAGGGGTAATACTCAGCGTCAATCCTGCTTTTACCCAAGTAACCGGCTATAACGCAGATGAAGTGATCGGTGGTCGACCTTCTCTGCTGAGTTCAGGCTATCATGATGCCGCTTTCTATGAGGCCATGTGGCATAGCCTCAATACCCAAGGGAGTTGGGAGGGTGAAATTTTAGATCGGCGTAAAAATGGCGAGGTGTATCCCAAGTGGCTGTCGATACATACAGCCTACACCTATCAGGGTGATGTGTTTCGGCGCATTGCGATTTTTTCCGATATTACCCGGCAGAAGCAGAGTGAGGAGTTGATCTGGCGTCAAGCCAATTATGACTCGTTGACCCATTTGCCCAATCGGCAGTTATTGACCTTGCGGCTGGAGCAGGAAATAAATCGTGTCAGTCGCACTGGTCAGGGGTTGGCATTGATTTTTATGGACCTGGATGGGTTTAAAGAGATCAATGATACCCTGGGGCATAAGCTGGGTGATGACCTGCTTATTCTGGTGGCTGAGCGTCTGAAAACCTTGGTGCGTACAACCGATATGGTGGCGCGTTTTAGTGGCGATCAGTTTGCTCTGTTATTGACTGGTCTGACAGATCAGGTCAGCGTTGAACAGTTGGTTATGAAGGTACGTAGTGCATTTGAACAGCCTTTTGAACTGGGAGGTGAAGATATTTTTACCTCGGTCAGCTTTGGGGTCACCTTCTGCCCGGAGGATGGCAATGATCCGTGGGAGTTATTAAAAAATGCTGATCAGGCGATGTTCAGCGCAAAAGTGACCGGACGGGGGCGTTATCAGTTTTTTACTGAAGCTATGCAACTGACTGCTCAGCGGCGGATGCAATTGGCTAAGGACTTGCGTAATGCATTATCGGCTGAGCAATTGTTTTTGGAATATCAGCCAATCGTGAGTCTGACTGATGACAGGCTGTCAAAGGTAGAAGCTCTGATTCGCTGGCAGCATCCGCAACTGGGGTTGGTGAGTCCAGCAGAATTTATTCCTGTTGCAGAAGAGACCGGGCTTATTTCCGAAATAGGTGATTGGGTCTTTCGTGAAGCGGTGAGTAAATCTGAAGCCTGGCAAACGTTACTACAGCGTCCTTTTCAAATCAGTATTAATACATCTCCGGTACAATACCGTGATGACACGCATCGGATTTCCAGTTGGATTGATTATCTGCGTGAGCGTTGCCTGAGTTCCAAAACTATTTCATTGGAAATCACTGAAGGTATGCTGATGGAAAATTCAGCTGATATCGAAAATTGCCTGCTGTTAATCCGTGATGCTGGTATGGAGGTCGCACTGGATGACTTCGGTACAGGTTATTCGTCGCTTGCTTATCTTAAGCGAATGGATATCGATTTTTTAAAAATAGATCGGTCTTTTGTCAGAAATCTGCAACCGGATTCAAATGATCTGGCGCTGTGTGAAGCCATGATTGTCATGGCGCATAAGCTGGGTATTCAGGTAGTCGCTGAGGGGATTGAGACACGGGAACAAAAAGAATTGCTCAAGTCGGCACGGTGCGATTATGGGCAGGGATATTACTTTTCCCGTCCGTTATCAGCCGAACGTCTGCAAGAGTTTTTGTGCAATGGGCCCGATGAACGTCATTAG
- a CDS encoding LysR family transcriptional regulator produces the protein MVEIRHLKTLTALRDAGSLVEAAERVHLTQSALSHQIKDLEERLNCSLFIRKTKPISFTAAGKRLLVLADELLPMIRNAERDIARLAGGEVGRLNICIECHSCFDWLMPTIDHFRQNWPEVEMDLSTGFSFQPLPALSRGDLDLVITSDPEPRNGITYLPLFSYESVLVISKQHPLTRKKQIQPGDLCNETLITYPIDHARLDIFSRFLDPAGKEPKQTRTAELTVMIMQLVASGRGVSALPNWAIHEYLENDYIAARPLGEKGLWCTLYAAIRSEQAEAEFMLDFLDTARDITFRNLSGIKTA, from the coding sequence ATGGTTGAAATTCGTCATCTGAAAACCCTGACAGCGTTGCGCGATGCTGGCAGCCTGGTGGAAGCGGCAGAGCGCGTGCATCTGACTCAATCGGCCCTGTCACATCAGATTAAAGACCTGGAAGAACGCCTCAACTGCTCGCTGTTTATTCGTAAAACCAAACCTATCTCCTTTACCGCCGCAGGCAAGCGCCTATTGGTACTTGCTGATGAACTTCTGCCAATGATTCGTAATGCCGAGCGCGATATTGCCCGACTGGCTGGCGGTGAAGTGGGACGATTGAATATCTGTATTGAGTGCCACAGTTGTTTTGACTGGCTAATGCCTACGATCGACCACTTTCGTCAGAACTGGCCGGAAGTGGAAATGGATCTGAGCACCGGCTTCAGCTTCCAACCCTTACCCGCGCTTAGTCGTGGTGACCTGGACCTGGTAATTACTTCGGACCCGGAACCCCGCAATGGCATTACCTACCTGCCCTTATTCAGCTATGAATCGGTATTGGTCATCAGCAAGCAACACCCGCTGACTCGTAAAAAACAGATACAACCGGGCGACCTCTGTAACGAAACACTGATCACTTACCCGATCGATCATGCCCGCTTGGATATTTTCAGTCGCTTTCTCGACCCTGCCGGTAAAGAGCCTAAACAAACCCGCACGGCGGAACTGACTGTGATGATCATGCAACTGGTCGCCAGTGGCCGCGGTGTATCCGCTTTACCCAACTGGGCCATTCATGAATACCTGGAGAACGACTATATTGCTGCTCGTCCACTAGGAGAGAAGGGGTTATGGTGCACCCTCTATGCTGCCATTCGCAGTGAGCAGGCTGAGGCCGAATTTATGCTGGATTTTCTGGATACCGCCCGCGATATCACCTTTCGCAACCTGAGCGGAATTAAAACCGCCTGA
- the argF gene encoding ornithine carbamoyltransferase: protein MSTRHFLTLLDLTPVELKQLIHRAIELKQLRNNGTLYQPLKNRVMAMIFEKASTRTRVSFEAGMAQFGGHAMFLSSRDTQLGRGEPVADSARVISSMVDIVMIRTFSHDLITEFAANSSVPVINALTDDYHPCQLLADMQTFQELRGDIQGKTVAWIGDGNNMCHSYINAARQFDFKLNIACPEGFEPNTDLVSRNSDRVTVMEAPEAAVEGTHLVVTDVWASMGQEDEQRQRMREFRGYQVNPELMDLAADNALFMHCLPAHRGEEVSETMMDDPRCVAFHEAENRLHAQKALIEFLLRDLIS, encoded by the coding sequence ATGAGCACCAGACACTTTCTGACACTGCTGGATCTGACACCTGTTGAACTGAAACAGTTGATCCACCGCGCAATAGAATTAAAGCAATTGCGTAACAACGGCACGCTTTATCAGCCGCTGAAAAACCGCGTTATGGCGATGATTTTTGAAAAAGCCTCAACACGTACCCGTGTATCTTTCGAAGCGGGTATGGCGCAGTTTGGTGGACATGCGATGTTTCTATCTTCACGGGACACCCAACTCGGGCGCGGTGAACCGGTAGCCGACAGCGCCAGAGTTATCTCCTCAATGGTCGATATTGTCATGATCCGTACTTTCAGTCATGACCTGATCACAGAGTTTGCCGCCAACTCCTCAGTTCCGGTCATCAATGCCCTGACCGATGACTACCACCCTTGCCAGTTACTCGCCGATATGCAGACCTTCCAGGAACTACGCGGTGATATACAGGGGAAAACCGTCGCCTGGATAGGTGATGGCAACAACATGTGCCACTCCTATATCAATGCGGCACGTCAGTTTGACTTCAAGTTGAATATTGCTTGCCCCGAAGGCTTTGAACCGAATACCGACCTGGTCAGCCGCAATAGTGACCGGGTCACTGTGATGGAAGCACCGGAGGCCGCTGTCGAAGGCACACATCTGGTGGTCACCGATGTCTGGGCCTCGATGGGCCAGGAAGATGAACAGCGCCAGCGCATGCGTGAATTTCGCGGCTACCAGGTTAATCCGGAATTGATGGATCTGGCCGCTGATAATGCTTTATTCATGCATTGCCTACCCGCCCACCGTGGCGAAGAAGTCAGTGAAACAATGATGGATGATCCACGTTGCGTCGCCTTCCACGAAGCGGAGAACCGCCTGCATGCACAGAAAGCGCTGATCGAGTTTTTATTACGCGACTTAATCAGTTGA
- the rnt gene encoding ribonuclease T, whose translation MADRFRGYLPVVVDVETAGFNCRTDALLEIAAVTLSMDENGYLMPERTYSANVIPFEGANLEQSALAFTGIDPWNPDRQAISEAQALENIFKPIRKAIKAQGCKRAILVGHNATFDHNFVSCATERQGIKRNPFHPFSTFDTATLAGLACGQTVLAKACEVAGIDFDNRSAHSAIYDTEKTAELFCMIVNRWKDMGGWDLVLQTR comes from the coding sequence ATGGCCGATCGTTTCCGAGGCTACCTCCCCGTCGTCGTCGATGTTGAAACGGCAGGATTTAATTGCCGTACTGATGCGCTACTTGAAATTGCCGCTGTCACGCTGAGCATGGACGAGAACGGCTATCTGATGCCGGAGCGTACCTACAGTGCCAATGTCATTCCGTTTGAGGGCGCTAACCTGGAGCAGTCAGCCCTGGCATTCACCGGTATTGATCCCTGGAATCCGGATCGGCAGGCGATTAGTGAAGCACAAGCGCTGGAAAATATTTTCAAACCCATCCGCAAAGCGATTAAGGCTCAGGGATGCAAACGTGCCATCCTGGTGGGACATAACGCCACCTTCGATCATAATTTCGTCAGTTGCGCGACGGAACGCCAAGGCATCAAACGCAATCCTTTCCATCCATTTTCAACCTTCGATACTGCGACATTGGCAGGGCTTGCCTGTGGACAGACCGTACTGGCTAAAGCCTGTGAAGTCGCCGGGATAGATTTTGATAATCGCAGTGCGCATTCAGCCATTTATGACACTGAAAAAACTGCCGAGCTGTTCTGTATGATTGTAAACCGCTGGAAAGATATGGGGGGGTGGGATCTGGTACTGCAAACCCGTTGA
- the ribB gene encoding 3,4-dihydroxy-2-butanone-4-phosphate synthase produces MNQLSLLAEFGDSITRVENALQALREGRGVLLLDDESRENEGDIIYSAATLTVEQMALMIRECSGIVCLCLTDEQANQLDLPPMVQANDSQNQTAFTVSIEARHGVTTGVSAKDRVTTIKAAINPNAKPEELARPGHVFPLRARKGGVMARRGHTEGTVDLMQMAGLLPSGVLCELTNSDGTMANAAEIVAFACSHNMPVLTIEDMVQYRIRYDLKLA; encoded by the coding sequence ATGAATCAGTTATCTTTACTTGCCGAGTTTGGCGACTCAATCACTCGTGTTGAAAATGCGCTACAAGCCTTACGTGAAGGCCGTGGGGTATTATTACTCGATGATGAAAGTCGTGAGAATGAAGGTGATATTATCTATTCAGCAGCAACGCTGACAGTCGAGCAAATGGCACTGATGATTCGTGAATGCAGTGGCATCGTCTGCTTGTGTTTGACCGATGAACAAGCCAATCAATTAGATTTGCCACCGATGGTGCAGGCTAATGACAGTCAGAATCAGACAGCATTTACCGTCTCGATTGAAGCGCGCCATGGTGTAACCACTGGCGTGTCAGCCAAAGACCGTGTCACCACCATCAAAGCAGCAATCAATCCCAATGCCAAGCCTGAAGAGTTAGCTCGCCCAGGTCATGTGTTTCCGCTGCGTGCTCGTAAGGGTGGCGTGATGGCGCGTCGAGGTCATACGGAAGGGACAGTGGATCTGATGCAAATGGCTGGGTTATTACCTTCAGGTGTCTTGTGTGAGCTTACTAACTCCGATGGCACCATGGCAAATGCTGCGGAAATCGTCGCATTTGCTTGCTCGCACAATATGCCCGTGCTAACGATCGAAGATATGGTGCAATATCGCATACGATACGATCTTAAACTGGCGTAA
- a CDS encoding flagellar protein MotY produces MPGRALLFLLLCLPFQALQAVTFMAPVDAVQWDIEASPFVCRLSQSIPAFGDAVFEQEAGEGLQFLLQPAQTQQLSGRARLVAQAAPWSPGHAPRFIGEMDVSQGQIQVLGKQATQMLAALHEGLMPTFSADRWFGASEAVSVGIMSVNFHSAYQDYLGCLTGLLPVNYRQIARTAVLFPTAEHQLSDATRERLDLIAQYVLTDDTVQQIFVDGHTDNNGRRLLLRDLSKRRAEEVTRYLVSRGVSEDAIITRFHGDRYPVVANDTPENRTRNRRVTIRLEKD; encoded by the coding sequence ATGCCTGGCCGAGCGCTATTGTTTCTGTTGTTGTGTTTGCCTTTTCAGGCCCTTCAGGCTGTGACATTTATGGCACCTGTCGATGCGGTACAATGGGATATTGAGGCTTCTCCTTTTGTTTGTCGTTTGTCGCAGTCTATCCCGGCTTTCGGGGATGCGGTGTTTGAACAGGAGGCTGGAGAAGGTTTGCAGTTTTTGCTGCAGCCAGCACAGACTCAGCAACTTTCCGGGCGTGCACGACTGGTTGCTCAAGCGGCGCCTTGGTCACCGGGCCATGCTCCCCGGTTTATCGGCGAAATGGACGTCAGTCAGGGACAGATTCAGGTGTTGGGTAAGCAAGCGACGCAGATGTTAGCCGCATTGCATGAAGGGCTGATGCCAACGTTCAGTGCTGATCGCTGGTTCGGTGCATCAGAAGCTGTGTCAGTTGGTATTATGTCGGTGAATTTTCATTCAGCCTATCAGGATTACCTGGGGTGTTTGACTGGGTTGCTGCCGGTTAATTATCGTCAAATAGCCCGAACCGCTGTACTCTTTCCTACGGCGGAGCATCAATTATCGGATGCGACTCGTGAGCGTCTGGATCTGATTGCCCAATATGTATTGACCGATGATACTGTGCAACAGATCTTTGTTGATGGACATACCGATAACAATGGTCGACGCTTGTTGCTGCGTGATTTGTCCAAACGCCGTGCTGAGGAAGTTACCCGTTATCTTGTCTCCCGCGGTGTCAGTGAAGATGCTATTATTACCCGCTTTCATGGGGACCGTTATCCGGTGGTCGCCAACGATACCCCTGAAAATCGTACCCGTAACCGCCGTGTGACTATTCGCCTTGAAAAAGACTGA
- the grxD gene encoding Grx4 family monothiol glutaredoxin, whose translation MSVVDVIKEQIESNTILLYMKGTPRFPQCGFSSRATEALMACGERFAFVNILEHPDIRAELPKYANWPTFPQLWINGELVGGCDIICEMGATGELETLVKAAAAGAEEEQPQA comes from the coding sequence ATGAGTGTTGTCGATGTGATTAAAGAGCAGATTGAATCCAATACAATTCTGCTTTATATGAAAGGTACCCCGCGCTTTCCTCAATGCGGCTTTTCATCCCGTGCTACTGAAGCGCTGATGGCTTGTGGTGAGCGTTTTGCATTTGTGAATATCCTTGAGCATCCGGACATTCGTGCTGAGCTGCCCAAATATGCAAACTGGCCAACGTTTCCGCAGTTGTGGATCAACGGTGAACTAGTGGGCGGCTGTGACATTATTTGCGAAATGGGTGCGACCGGCGAGCTTGAAACTCTGGTTAAGGCCGCTGCTGCCGGCGCTGAAGAAGAGCAGCCCCAGGCTTGA
- a CDS encoding aspartate aminotransferase family protein: MAIQPLMNTYNRLSVAFDHGQGAWIYDTDGHKYLDALSGIAVTGLGHAHPAVTEAICQQAGKLIHCSNLYTIPLQQELAEKLTQVSGMDNVFFGNSGAEANEAAIKIARRYGHSRQIDKPAIIVMENSFHGRTLATLSATGNRATQAGFEPLVSGFIRAPFNNLEAVKQILRSNNDVVAIMVEPIQGEGGIQVPDNSYLENLRAICDEHDLLLILDEVQTGNGRTGRYFAYQHTSIMPDVVTTAKGLGNGFPIGACLARGKAAEIFGPGNHGTTYGGNPLACAAALAVINTIEQDKLCQHAASLGQYILDSFHIQLADKPYIKEIRGKGLMIGIELKDAGTELAVLAKVKGVLLNITGGGRVVRLLPPLIMNQSEADLLVNTVSSLIRIYAGEDSTD, translated from the coding sequence ATGGCCATACAACCACTGATGAATACCTATAATCGTCTATCCGTCGCCTTTGACCATGGTCAGGGCGCGTGGATCTATGACACAGATGGACACAAGTACCTGGATGCACTTAGCGGCATTGCCGTTACCGGGCTTGGACATGCGCATCCTGCTGTCACTGAGGCTATCTGTCAGCAAGCTGGTAAACTGATTCACTGCTCTAACCTTTACACTATTCCGCTGCAACAAGAGTTAGCTGAAAAACTCACACAGGTATCCGGCATGGATAATGTGTTTTTTGGCAACTCGGGTGCAGAAGCTAATGAAGCAGCCATCAAGATTGCGCGTCGTTACGGCCACAGTCGCCAGATCGATAAACCCGCCATCATTGTTATGGAAAACTCCTTTCATGGCCGCACCCTGGCAACGCTAAGCGCTACCGGCAACCGTGCCACTCAGGCAGGCTTTGAACCTCTGGTCAGCGGTTTTATCCGCGCTCCCTTCAATAACCTGGAAGCGGTCAAGCAGATTTTGCGCAGCAATAACGATGTTGTCGCTATCATGGTAGAACCTATCCAGGGTGAAGGCGGCATTCAGGTACCGGACAATAGTTATCTGGAAAACCTGAGAGCCATTTGCGATGAGCACGATCTGTTGTTGATCCTGGATGAAGTACAAACAGGTAATGGCCGTACAGGTCGCTACTTTGCCTACCAGCACACCAGCATCATGCCCGATGTAGTCACCACAGCTAAAGGCCTGGGTAATGGTTTTCCTATCGGCGCCTGTCTGGCTCGCGGCAAGGCCGCTGAAATTTTCGGGCCAGGCAATCATGGTACAACCTATGGCGGCAACCCACTGGCTTGTGCGGCAGCACTGGCGGTTATCAATACCATTGAACAGGATAAACTCTGCCAGCACGCTGCATCCTTGGGACAGTATATTCTCGACAGCTTCCATATCCAGCTGGCTGATAAACCCTATATCAAGGAAATTCGCGGCAAAGGGTTGATGATCGGTATCGAACTGAAGGATGCTGGCACAGAGCTGGCGGTACTGGCCAAAGTCAAAGGTGTGTTGCTGAACATTACCGGCGGCGGGCGAGTTGTTCGACTACTGCCACCGCTGATCATGAATCAGAGTGAAGCTGATTTACTGGTCAATACGGTTTCCAGCCTGATACGCATCTACGCTGGCGAAGACTCCACCGACTGA